The Zeimonas sediminis genome window below encodes:
- a CDS encoding UbiA family prenyltransferase: MKPLVVDLDNTLLRTDLLAELLPGFLVRNPLALPRAIGWLLAGRARLKDEIALRCAIDPATLPYNEAVLDWLRGEHAKGREIWLVSASHRRFVDEIARHLGLFAGTLGSDATRNLKGEHKREALVERFGEKGFDYAGDSSADLAVWRDANAAIVVGNDDRLAEQAAAVATLERRLPAPRGGLSAWRRAFRLHQWVKNGLVLVPLLTAHLWGDPAAVSAALLAFLAFGFTASTIYVLNDLADLRDDRAHPVKRGRPLASGLLPVPLVLQGAAAFALLAIACSAMLPASFAGWIGVYLLVTTAYSADLKRRPIVDVMCLAGLYTVRLFAGAAAIDVPPSFWLLAFSMFLFLSLALVKRFAELRRLAMEGGGRISRNYQTEDLPVIIAAGVGAGLVAVLVLALYIQSGQTLELYGHPRRIWAACPVLLYWIVHVWFRANRGAVDEDPVSWAAKDPVSWLAVALIAGAFAAAL; the protein is encoded by the coding sequence ATGAAACCGCTCGTCGTCGACCTCGACAACACGCTGCTGCGCACCGACCTGCTGGCCGAGCTGCTGCCCGGCTTCCTGGTGCGCAACCCGCTGGCCCTGCCGCGCGCGATCGGCTGGCTGCTGGCCGGCCGCGCGCGCCTGAAGGACGAGATCGCGCTGCGCTGCGCGATCGACCCGGCCACCCTCCCCTACAACGAGGCGGTGCTCGACTGGCTGCGCGGCGAGCACGCGAAGGGCCGCGAGATCTGGCTGGTCAGCGCCAGCCACCGCCGCTTCGTCGACGAGATCGCGAGGCACCTGGGCCTGTTCGCCGGCACCCTGGGCAGCGACGCCACCCGCAACCTGAAGGGCGAGCACAAGCGCGAGGCGCTGGTCGAGCGTTTCGGCGAGAAGGGTTTCGACTACGCCGGCGACAGCAGCGCCGACCTGGCTGTGTGGCGCGACGCGAACGCGGCGATCGTCGTCGGCAACGACGACCGACTCGCCGAGCAGGCTGCGGCAGTGGCCACGCTCGAGCGACGGCTGCCGGCGCCGCGCGGCGGCCTCTCGGCCTGGCGCCGGGCCTTCCGGCTGCACCAGTGGGTCAAGAACGGCCTGGTGCTGGTGCCGCTGCTGACCGCCCACCTGTGGGGCGACCCCGCCGCGGTGAGCGCCGCGCTGCTGGCCTTCCTCGCGTTCGGCTTCACCGCCTCGACGATCTACGTGCTCAACGACCTCGCCGACCTCCGCGACGACCGCGCCCATCCGGTCAAGCGCGGCAGGCCGCTCGCGAGCGGCCTGCTTCCGGTGCCCCTGGTGCTGCAGGGAGCGGCAGCGTTCGCGCTGCTCGCAATTGCCTGTTCTGCGATGCTGCCAGCGAGTTTCGCCGGCTGGATCGGCGTCTACCTGCTCGTGACCACCGCCTACTCGGCCGACCTCAAGCGGCGGCCCATCGTCGACGTGATGTGCCTGGCGGGCCTCTACACGGTTCGCCTGTTCGCGGGCGCCGCAGCCATCGACGTGCCCCCCTCGTTCTGGCTGCTCGCCTTCTCGATGTTCCTGTTCCTGAGCCTGGCCCTGGTCAAGCGCTTTGCCGAGCTGCGCCGGCTGGCGATGGAGGGCGGCGGGCGCATCTCGCGCAACTACCAGACCGAGGACCTGCCGGTGATCATCGCCGCGGGCGTCGGCGCCGGCCTGGTCGCGGTGCTGGTTCTCGCGCTGTACATCCAGAGCGGGCAGACGCTGGAACTGTACGGGCACCCGCGGCGCATCTGGGCCGCCTGCCCCGTGCTCCTGTACTGGATCGTGCACGTCTGGTTTCGCGCCAATCGCGGCGCGGTCGACGAAGACCCGGTCTCGTGGGCGGCGAAGGATCCGGTCAGCTGGCTGGCGGTGGCGCTGATCGCCGGAGCGTTCGCGGCGGCGCTGTGA
- a CDS encoding zinc-dependent peptidase, translated as MASLLNRLFGRPAPARPTIADAPWRDALAAMPWLGHLDGAALARLRELSAEFLAAKTITGAAGFQVDERVRIAIAVQACLPILRLGLRAYDDFVEIVVYPDRFLVPRTQVDEAGVVHESTDELAGEAMERGPVVLSWADADPGGAPDGDARGWNVVIHEFAHKLDMLDGEPDGVPPLPARQRAEWEREIDGAWESFCGMLDRLEDSIPRHVDPESPEGEAWYASLPLDPYAATDVGEFFAVAAEAFFVDPEPLAEVFPNLYRLLAGYFGQDPLAARKGGVPG; from the coding sequence TTGGCCTCGCTGCTCAATCGCCTGTTCGGCCGACCTGCCCCGGCCCGGCCGACCATCGCCGACGCACCGTGGCGCGACGCGCTCGCCGCGATGCCCTGGCTCGGGCACCTCGACGGCGCCGCGCTGGCGCGCCTGCGCGAGCTGTCGGCCGAGTTCCTGGCCGCCAAGACGATCACCGGCGCCGCCGGCTTCCAGGTCGACGAGCGGGTCCGGATCGCGATCGCGGTCCAGGCCTGCCTGCCGATCCTCAGGCTCGGGCTGCGCGCCTACGACGACTTCGTCGAGATCGTCGTCTATCCCGACCGCTTCCTGGTGCCTCGCACGCAGGTCGACGAGGCGGGCGTCGTCCACGAATCGACCGACGAGCTGGCCGGCGAGGCGATGGAGCGCGGCCCGGTGGTGCTGTCGTGGGCTGACGCCGACCCGGGCGGAGCGCCCGACGGCGACGCGCGCGGCTGGAACGTGGTGATCCACGAGTTCGCGCACAAGCTCGACATGCTCGACGGCGAGCCCGACGGCGTTCCCCCGCTGCCCGCCCGGCAGCGCGCCGAGTGGGAACGCGAGATCGACGGGGCCTGGGAGAGCTTCTGCGGCATGCTCGACAGGCTGGAGGATTCGATCCCCCGCCACGTCGACCCCGAATCGCCGGAAGGCGAGGCGTGGTACGCGAGCCTGCCGCTCGACCCCTACGCCGCGACCGACGTGGGCGAGTTCTTCGCGGTGGCGGCCGAGGCCTTCTTCGTGGACCCGGAACCGCTGGCCGAGGTCTTCCCGAATCTGTACCGGCTGCTTGCCGGCTACTTCGGCCAGGATCCGCTCGCGGCCCGGAAGGGCGGCGTTCCCGGCTGA
- the greB gene encoding transcription elongation factor GreB, giving the protein MSKAFTKESDELDDELDTEEAAPLPPGGRNYMTPAGHARMKAELLHLLDVERPEVVRVVSWAASNGDRSENGDYLYGKKRLREIDRRIRFLTKRLDKAEVVDPSAQQNLEQVFFGATVTYLRRRAGARPGPADSEETVTIVGIDEVDPPRRRVSWISPIARALAKAREGDLVTLRTPAGVDELEVLEIAYVAID; this is encoded by the coding sequence ATGAGCAAGGCATTCACGAAGGAAAGCGACGAGCTCGACGACGAGCTCGACACCGAGGAGGCGGCGCCGCTGCCGCCCGGCGGGCGCAACTACATGACGCCGGCCGGCCACGCGCGGATGAAGGCGGAGCTGCTGCACCTGCTCGACGTGGAGCGGCCCGAGGTGGTGCGGGTCGTGTCCTGGGCCGCTTCGAACGGCGACCGGTCCGAGAACGGAGACTACCTGTACGGCAAGAAGCGGCTGCGCGAGATCGATCGCCGGATCCGCTTCCTGACCAAGCGGCTGGACAAGGCCGAGGTCGTCGATCCGTCGGCGCAGCAGAACCTGGAGCAGGTGTTCTTCGGCGCCACCGTCACCTACCTGCGCCGTCGCGCCGGCGCGCGGCCGGGGCCCGCGGACAGCGAGGAAACCGTGACCATCGTCGGCATCGACGAGGTCGACCCGCCGCGCCGACGGGTGAGCTGGATCTCGCCGATCGCCCGGGCGCTGGCCAAGGCTCGCGAAGGCGACCTGGTCACGCTGCGCACGCCGGCTGGCGTCGATGAACTGGAAGTGCTGGAGATCGCCTACGTGGCGATCGATTGA
- the rpoZ gene encoding DNA-directed RNA polymerase subunit omega — protein MARITVEDCLKKIPNRFELTLAATYRARMLAQGHTPKVDSKDKPTVTALREIAAGQVGSEMLRRVPT, from the coding sequence ATGGCCCGCATCACCGTCGAAGATTGCCTGAAGAAGATCCCGAACCGCTTCGAGCTCACGCTGGCCGCCACCTATCGCGCGCGCATGCTGGCCCAGGGCCACACGCCCAAGGTCGACAGCAAGGACAAGCCCACCGTGACCGCGCTGCGCGAGATCGCCGCCGGCCAGGTCGGCAGCGAGATGCTCAGGCGCGTCCCGACCTGA
- the mog gene encoding molybdopterin adenylyltransferase — protein sequence MSTNTIRIGLVSVSDRASQGVYQDQGIPGLQQWLGEALASPWEAVVRLIPDDRPTIEYTLIELVDREGCNLVLTTGGTGPAPRDVTPEATLAIGDREMPGFGEQMRQISLNFVPTAILSRQVAVIRGKALIVNLPGQPKSIRETLEGLKDEDGRQKVHGIFAAVPYCLDLIGAPYVETNEAVCKAFRPKSAKRG from the coding sequence ATGAGCACGAACACGATCCGCATCGGGCTGGTCTCCGTCAGCGACCGGGCCTCGCAGGGCGTCTACCAGGACCAGGGGATCCCCGGCCTGCAGCAGTGGCTCGGCGAGGCGCTCGCCAGCCCCTGGGAAGCCGTGGTGCGGCTGATCCCCGACGATCGCCCGACGATCGAGTACACGCTGATCGAGCTGGTCGACCGCGAAGGCTGCAACCTGGTGCTGACCACCGGCGGCACCGGCCCGGCCCCGCGCGACGTGACCCCGGAGGCCACGCTGGCGATCGGCGACCGCGAGATGCCGGGCTTCGGCGAACAGATGCGCCAGATCAGCCTGAACTTCGTGCCCACCGCGATCCTGTCGCGGCAGGTGGCCGTTATCCGCGGCAAGGCGCTGATCGTGAACCTGCCAGGCCAGCCCAAGTCGATCCGCGAGACGCTCGAGGGGCTGAAGGACGAGGACGGCAGGCAGAAGGTGCACGGGATCTTCGCGGCGGTGCCCTATTGCCTGGACCTGATCGGGGCGCCGTACGTGGAGACCAACGAAGCCGTATGCAAGGCCTTCCGGCCGAAGTCGGCGAAGCGGGGCTGA
- the yjgA gene encoding ribosome biogenesis factor YjgA — protein MSASRRNTRGAERPEPPTDERPSKSQRKRDAHALQQLGERLVTLRDDVLVRLPIGEELIEAVRMAREIRSHEGRRRQVQLIGKLMRDADGDAIRAALSDEGREHRTTVAVQHAAERWRERILADERVLANWQAEYPDSRDAIAALVPRARAELAAGGPGRAYRELYRKLRAELENTADRSETQ, from the coding sequence ATGAGCGCATCCAGACGAAACACCCGCGGGGCCGAGCGCCCCGAACCTCCCACCGACGAGCGACCGAGCAAGTCCCAGCGCAAGCGCGACGCGCACGCGCTGCAGCAGCTCGGCGAGCGGCTCGTCACGCTGCGCGACGACGTGCTCGTGCGCCTGCCGATCGGCGAGGAGCTGATCGAGGCGGTGCGCATGGCGCGCGAGATCCGCAGCCACGAAGGCCGCCGCCGCCAGGTCCAGCTGATCGGCAAGCTGATGCGCGATGCCGACGGCGACGCGATCCGCGCTGCGCTGTCCGACGAAGGCCGCGAGCACCGCACCACGGTCGCCGTGCAGCACGCGGCCGAGCGCTGGCGCGAGCGCATCCTGGCCGACGAGCGGGTGCTGGCGAACTGGCAGGCCGAGTACCCGGACAGCCGCGACGCGATCGCCGCGCTGGTGCCTCGGGCGCGCGCCGAACTGGCGGCCGGCGGCCCGGGCCGCGCCTACCGCGAGCTCTACCGCAAGCTTCGCGCCGAACTCGAGAACACCGCCGACAGGAGCGAGACGCAATGA
- the pmbA gene encoding metalloprotease PmbA: MRTLPPMFEYDASRLHEIAALALERAHSGGASAAAVDVSESSGLSVNVRRGRVETIEQTRDKGLGVSVYFGKRRGHASTSDFSPQSIAETVGAACDIARYTAEDPFAGLPEPELLARDWKDPGVFHAWNVSVDEAVEMAKSAEAAAFATSPMIRNSEGASVSVSHGHFVAANSLGFAGGFRYSRHSIGAAPIARRGRDMQRDDWYSSHCNPRKLADPEALGRYAAERALSRLGARRLSTRKVPVLFEAPLACGLIGHFVQATSGSALYRKTSFLVDSLGHAIFPEHVDIVEDPTLRGESGSSPFDNEGVATRKRNVVEAGVLQGYFLSTYSARKLGMQTTGNAGGSHNLRLSSRHTKRRDSLEAMLAKLGTGLFVTDLMGQGVNYVTGDYSRGAAGFWVENGRIVHPVEEITIAGNLRQMFQDIRAVGADEIVRGTKRTGSVLIGEMSVAGN; this comes from the coding sequence ATGAGGACTCTCCCCCCGATGTTCGAATACGACGCGTCACGCCTGCACGAAATCGCCGCCCTCGCGCTCGAGCGCGCCCACAGCGGCGGCGCCTCGGCTGCGGCGGTCGACGTCTCGGAGAGCAGCGGGCTGTCGGTCAACGTGCGGCGCGGCCGCGTGGAGACGATCGAGCAGACCCGCGACAAGGGCCTGGGCGTGTCGGTCTATTTCGGCAAGCGGCGCGGCCATGCGAGCACCAGCGACTTCTCGCCGCAGTCGATCGCCGAAACGGTCGGCGCGGCCTGCGACATCGCGCGCTACACCGCCGAGGACCCGTTCGCCGGCCTGCCCGAGCCGGAGCTGCTGGCGCGCGACTGGAAGGACCCCGGCGTGTTCCACGCCTGGAACGTGTCGGTCGACGAGGCGGTCGAGATGGCGAAGTCGGCCGAGGCGGCGGCCTTCGCGACCAGCCCGATGATCCGCAACTCGGAAGGCGCGTCGGTCAGCGTGAGCCACGGCCACTTCGTCGCCGCGAACTCGCTCGGTTTCGCCGGCGGCTTTCGCTACAGCAGGCACTCGATCGGCGCCGCCCCGATCGCGCGTCGCGGCCGGGACATGCAGCGCGACGACTGGTACTCGTCGCACTGCAATCCCCGCAAGCTGGCCGATCCCGAGGCGCTGGGACGCTATGCGGCCGAGCGCGCGCTGTCGCGGCTCGGGGCGCGGCGTCTGTCGACCCGCAAGGTGCCGGTGCTGTTCGAGGCGCCGCTGGCCTGCGGCCTGATCGGCCACTTCGTGCAGGCCACCAGCGGCAGCGCGCTCTATCGCAAGACCAGCTTCCTGGTCGATTCGCTGGGCCACGCGATCTTTCCCGAGCATGTGGACATCGTCGAGGACCCGACGCTGCGCGGCGAGTCCGGCAGCTCGCCCTTCGACAACGAGGGCGTGGCCACCCGCAAGCGCAACGTGGTCGAGGCAGGCGTGCTGCAGGGCTACTTCCTGTCGACCTACTCGGCGCGCAAGCTGGGCATGCAGACGACCGGCAACGCCGGCGGCTCGCACAACCTGCGCCTGTCCAGCCGGCACACGAAGCGGCGCGACTCGCTCGAGGCGATGCTGGCGAAGCTCGGCACCGGCCTGTTCGTGACGGACCTGATGGGGCAGGGCGTGAACTACGTGACCGGCGACTACTCGCGCGGCGCGGCCGGCTTCTGGGTCGAGAACGGACGGATCGTCCATCCGGTCGAGGAGATCACGATCGCCGGCAACCTGCGGCAGATGTTCCAGGACATCCGGGCGGTGGGCGCCGACGAGATCGTGCGCGGCACCAAGCGCACCGGGTCGGTGCTGATCGGCGAGATGTCGGTGGCGGGGAACTGA
- a CDS encoding RelA/SpoT family protein produces the protein MATPPAPPVSPPGALPTAPRKRAPRQSAAKASQPVPDEASAPGNGFVAAPDERQVVSLATLTRKASAYLPDDDIRRIREAYRLSDEAHLGQFRSSGEPYISHPIAVAEILAGWKLDADSLMAALLHDVIEDTAIPKQVLIERFGSQVADIVDGLSKLERVEFASKEHQQAESFRKMLLAMARDVRVILIKLADRLHNMQTLGAVPPDKQKRVALETFEIYAPIANRLGLHELFRELVDLSFKYLHPFRHRTLQKAVQAARGNRREVLSKILESVQKALPEAGVTAEVYGREKTLYAIYRKMRDKRLSFSEVLDVYGFRVIVETVPQCYLTLGALHALYKPVPGRFKDYIAIPKINGYQSLHTTLVGPFGTPVEFQIRTREMQRVAQAGVAAHWLYKAEKESFSDLQKRTHEWLQSLLDIQSQTGDSLEFIEHVKVDLFPDAVYVFTPRGQIRAMPRGATIIDFAYSVHTDIGDQAVAARVNQQPVPLRTELHNGDVVEVITDPNAKANPNWLSFVRTGKARAGIRHCLKTLKYRESVELGRRLLAQALSALRIDPAALDAQALERGARDAGARSVEEMHADIGLGKRLAPVIARTIALQFGTKSAAAALILPRPAPMIISGNEGAAVSYSPCCHPLPGDDIIGHLRGGHGLVLHRADCEVAHRQRAKDAERWVDVDWADEISGQFRTEIEIGVRNDRGVLGKIAAEIAASEANIVHVSMDEDAQETALLRFAMLVRDRVHLAQVIRNLRRLSEVAKITRH, from the coding sequence ATGGCCACGCCCCCTGCCCCACCGGTTTCGCCGCCCGGCGCCCTGCCGACCGCGCCGCGCAAGCGCGCGCCGCGGCAGTCGGCGGCCAAGGCCTCCCAGCCCGTCCCGGACGAGGCCTCGGCTCCCGGCAACGGTTTCGTCGCCGCGCCCGACGAGCGGCAGGTCGTCTCGCTCGCCACGCTGACGCGCAAGGCCTCGGCCTACCTGCCGGACGACGACATCCGGCGCATCCGCGAGGCCTACCGGCTCAGCGACGAGGCCCATCTCGGGCAGTTCCGCTCCAGCGGCGAGCCCTACATCTCCCACCCGATCGCGGTCGCCGAGATCCTCGCCGGCTGGAAGCTCGACGCCGACTCGCTGATGGCGGCGCTGCTGCACGACGTGATCGAGGACACCGCGATCCCCAAGCAGGTGCTGATCGAGCGCTTCGGCAGCCAGGTCGCCGACATCGTCGACGGCCTGTCCAAGCTCGAGCGCGTCGAGTTCGCGTCGAAGGAGCACCAGCAGGCCGAGAGCTTCCGCAAGATGCTTCTGGCCATGGCGCGCGACGTCCGCGTCATCCTGATCAAGCTCGCCGACCGCCTGCACAACATGCAGACGCTCGGCGCGGTGCCGCCCGACAAGCAGAAGCGGGTCGCGCTCGAGACCTTCGAGATCTACGCGCCGATCGCCAACCGGCTCGGCCTGCACGAGCTGTTCCGCGAGCTGGTCGACCTGTCGTTCAAGTACCTGCACCCGTTCCGGCACCGCACGCTGCAGAAAGCGGTGCAGGCGGCGCGCGGCAACCGCCGGGAGGTGCTGTCGAAGATCCTCGAGTCGGTGCAGAAGGCGCTGCCCGAGGCCGGCGTCACCGCCGAGGTCTACGGCCGCGAAAAGACGCTGTACGCGATCTACCGCAAGATGCGCGACAAGCGGCTTTCGTTCTCCGAGGTGCTCGACGTCTACGGCTTCCGGGTGATCGTCGAGACCGTGCCGCAGTGCTACCTGACGCTGGGCGCGCTGCACGCGCTGTACAAGCCGGTGCCGGGCCGCTTCAAGGACTACATCGCGATCCCGAAGATCAACGGCTACCAGTCGCTGCACACCACGCTGGTCGGCCCCTTCGGCACGCCGGTCGAATTCCAGATCCGCACCCGCGAGATGCAGCGTGTCGCGCAGGCGGGCGTGGCCGCGCACTGGCTCTACAAGGCAGAGAAGGAGAGCTTCTCCGACCTGCAGAAGCGCACCCACGAGTGGCTGCAGTCGCTGCTCGACATCCAGAGCCAGACCGGCGACTCGCTCGAGTTCATCGAGCACGTGAAGGTCGACCTGTTCCCCGACGCGGTCTACGTGTTCACGCCGCGCGGCCAGATCCGCGCGATGCCGCGCGGCGCCACGATCATCGACTTCGCGTACAGCGTGCACACCGACATCGGCGACCAGGCGGTGGCCGCGCGCGTCAACCAGCAGCCGGTGCCGCTGCGCACCGAGCTGCACAACGGCGACGTGGTCGAGGTGATCACCGACCCGAACGCGAAGGCCAACCCGAACTGGCTGTCCTTCGTGCGCACCGGCAAGGCGCGCGCCGGCATCCGGCACTGCCTGAAGACGCTGAAGTACCGCGAGTCGGTCGAGCTCGGCCGCAGGCTGCTCGCGCAGGCGCTGTCGGCGCTGCGCATCGACCCTGCCGCGCTCGACGCGCAGGCGCTCGAGCGCGGCGCGCGCGACGCCGGCGCCAGGAGCGTCGAGGAAATGCACGCCGACATCGGCCTGGGCAAGCGGCTCGCGCCGGTCATCGCGCGCACGATCGCGCTGCAGTTCGGCACGAAGAGCGCGGCCGCCGCGCTGATCCTGCCGCGGCCCGCGCCGATGATCATCAGCGGCAACGAGGGGGCGGCGGTCAGCTACTCGCCCTGCTGCCACCCGCTGCCCGGCGACGACATCATCGGCCACCTGCGCGGCGGGCACGGCCTGGTGCTGCACCGCGCCGACTGCGAGGTCGCGCATCGCCAGCGCGCGAAAGACGCCGAGCGCTGGGTCGACGTCGACTGGGCCGACGAGATCTCCGGCCAGTTCCGCACCGAGATCGAGATCGGCGTGCGCAACGACCGCGGCGTGCTCGGCAAGATCGCCGCCGAGATCGCGGCCAGCGAGGCCAACATCGTGCACGTGTCGATGGACGAGGACGCGCAGGAGACCGCGCTGCTGCGCTTCGCGATGCTGGTCCGCGACCGGGTGCACCTGGCCCAGGTGATCCGCAACCTGCGCAGGCTGTCCGAGGTCGCGAAGATCACGCGGCACTGA
- a CDS encoding RelA/SpoT family protein: MSEPKPTIDAGHACGTPNAPEAATRGTSGARETDAHETGNERIERALALAADAVGETAAPNGEGYLAHARGTIAILHAIGADEATQLAAALVEPATLLPREAVDREFGPEVGRLVDAMRQVRRLRALRRPEGEDAGAQTETLRRMLLAMATDIRVVLLRLASRLQTLRYHAAVRRDPDEPVSRETLEVLAPLANRIGLWQLKWELEDLAFRFLQPEAYKSLARALEEKRVEREAYVADATQRLRARLAEAGLKAEVSGRPKHIFSIWNKMRAKSRGLEGISDLRGLRVIVDTVAQCYAALDVVHSMWRAIPEEYDDYIARPKPNGYQSLHTVVTAEDGRPLEVQIRTEAMHRFAEYGVASHWRYKERASGAAGAGARSDQAYEDRIAWMRQLLAWQREVGEALGGAAVPGAGPMAGAAAAAVAGSEAGPAAEGARATADEERIYVLTPQARVIELPAGATPVDFAYQVHTSLGHRCRGAKVDGHMVPLNTPLQNGQTVEIVAAKDTGHEGPSLDWLNPQLGYVKSQRTRAKLRQWFNARELERDTAAGREKVEKVLQREGRTALSFDELARRLGFPDPGAMFVAVARDEVGPRQLEEAARHDPALDPTRAAIDEPDLAAIIAARRRSSGGGGDGVLVVGIDSLLTQLARCCRPVPPDPIVGFVTHGRGVSVHRRGCGTFAQMAARSPDRVIDTEWGRQRVAPGDARARRYPVDIEVKAADRTGLLRDIVETVARDRVNVIGMQTATKRQEARMRFTVEVTDAEQLQATLAAVRAVPGVTSVRRA; encoded by the coding sequence ATGAGCGAGCCGAAGCCTACCATCGACGCCGGGCACGCGTGCGGGACACCGAACGCACCCGAGGCCGCCACTCGCGGGACCTCGGGCGCGCGCGAGACAGACGCGCACGAAACCGGCAACGAACGGATCGAGCGCGCGCTCGCGCTGGCCGCCGACGCGGTCGGCGAGACCGCGGCGCCGAACGGCGAAGGCTACCTCGCCCACGCGCGCGGCACGATCGCGATCCTGCACGCGATCGGCGCGGACGAGGCCACGCAACTGGCCGCCGCGCTGGTCGAGCCGGCCACGCTGCTGCCGCGCGAGGCGGTCGACCGCGAGTTCGGGCCCGAGGTCGGCCGGCTGGTCGACGCGATGCGCCAGGTGCGCCGGCTGCGCGCGCTGCGAAGGCCCGAGGGCGAGGACGCCGGCGCCCAGACCGAGACGCTGCGCCGGATGCTGCTGGCGATGGCGACCGACATCCGGGTCGTGCTGCTGCGGCTGGCCTCCCGGCTGCAGACGCTGCGCTACCACGCGGCGGTCAGGCGCGATCCCGACGAGCCGGTAAGCCGCGAGACGCTCGAGGTGCTCGCGCCGCTGGCCAACCGGATCGGCCTGTGGCAGCTGAAGTGGGAGCTCGAGGACCTGGCCTTCCGCTTCCTGCAGCCCGAGGCCTACAAGTCGCTGGCGCGGGCGCTCGAGGAGAAGCGGGTCGAGCGCGAGGCCTACGTGGCCGACGCCACGCAGCGCCTGCGCGCGAGGCTGGCCGAGGCCGGGCTGAAGGCCGAGGTCAGCGGGCGGCCCAAGCACATCTTCAGCATCTGGAACAAGATGCGCGCCAAGAGCCGTGGGCTGGAGGGCATCTCCGACCTGCGCGGGCTGCGCGTGATCGTCGACACCGTGGCGCAGTGCTACGCGGCGCTCGACGTGGTGCACTCGATGTGGCGGGCGATCCCGGAGGAATACGACGACTACATCGCGCGGCCCAAGCCGAACGGCTACCAGTCGCTGCACACGGTGGTGACCGCCGAAGACGGCCGGCCGCTCGAGGTGCAGATCCGCACCGAGGCGATGCACCGCTTCGCCGAGTACGGCGTGGCCTCGCACTGGCGCTACAAGGAGCGGGCGAGCGGCGCCGCAGGCGCGGGCGCCCGGAGCGACCAGGCCTACGAGGACCGGATCGCGTGGATGCGCCAGCTGCTCGCGTGGCAGCGCGAGGTCGGCGAGGCGCTGGGCGGCGCGGCGGTGCCGGGGGCGGGGCCGATGGCGGGGGCGGCCGCGGCCGCCGTTGCCGGAAGCGAGGCCGGCCCCGCGGCCGAAGGCGCTCGCGCCACCGCCGACGAGGAGCGCATCTACGTGCTGACCCCGCAGGCGCGGGTGATCGAACTGCCCGCCGGCGCCACGCCGGTCGATTTCGCCTACCAGGTGCACACCAGCCTGGGCCATCGCTGCCGCGGCGCGAAGGTCGACGGCCACATGGTGCCGCTGAACACGCCGCTGCAGAACGGCCAGACGGTCGAGATCGTCGCGGCCAAGGACACCGGGCACGAGGGCCCGTCGCTCGACTGGCTGAACCCGCAGCTAGGCTACGTGAAGAGCCAGCGCACCCGCGCCAAGCTCAGGCAGTGGTTCAACGCGCGCGAGCTGGAGCGCGACACCGCGGCCGGGCGGGAAAAGGTCGAGAAGGTCCTGCAGCGCGAGGGCCGCACCGCGCTGTCCTTCGACGAGCTGGCCAGGCGCCTGGGCTTTCCCGACCCCGGCGCGATGTTCGTGGCGGTGGCCCGCGACGAAGTCGGCCCGCGCCAGCTCGAGGAGGCGGCGCGCCACGACCCGGCGCTCGACCCGACCCGCGCGGCGATCGACGAGCCGGACCTGGCCGCGATCATCGCCGCGCGCCGGCGCAGCAGCGGGGGCGGGGGAGATGGCGTGCTGGTCGTCGGCATCGATTCGCTGCTGACCCAGCTCGCGCGCTGCTGCCGGCCGGTGCCGCCCGACCCGATCGTCGGCTTCGTGACGCACGGCCGGGGCGTGTCGGTGCACCGGCGCGGCTGCGGCACCTTCGCGCAGATGGCCGCCCGCTCGCCCGACCGGGTGATCGACACCGAGTGGGGCCGGCAGCGCGTCGCGCCGGGCGATGCCCGCGCCCGCCGCTACCCGGTCGACATCGAGGTGAAGGCCGCCGACCGCACCGGCCTGCTGCGCGACATCGTCGAGACCGTGGCGCGCGACCGGGTCAACGTGATCGGGATGCAGACGGCCACAAAGCGGCAGGAGGCGCGGATGCGGTTCACCGTCGAGGTCACGGACGCCGAGCAGCTGCAGGCGACGCTCGCCGCGGTGCGCGCGGTGCCGGGGGTCACTTCGGTTCGGCGGGCCTGA